One Setaria viridis chromosome 5, Setaria_viridis_v4.0, whole genome shotgun sequence genomic region harbors:
- the LOC117854713 gene encoding uncharacterized protein produces the protein MAVQFDSIGEASKVKGFASSGSEDAVARNGAMEERNIRMMEVKGNGRMQVFLEVQACSLVHKAQGEALYCCTSSPVPDLDCGGRVFQETGTVRTGVFRMDENCRVLEGSGECAGPTDSLPPVMNKWYTGCDCVRSKCSSSAKQH, from the exons ATGGCTGTTCAGTTCGACTCGATTGGCGAGGCTTCCAAGGTAAAAGGATTTGCATCCTCTGGCAGTGAAGATGCTGTGGCGAGGAACGGTGCGATGGAGGAGAGGAACATCAGAATGATGG AAGTGAAGGGAAATGGAAGGATGCAGGTATTCCTGGAAGTTCAAGCCTGCAGTCTGGTTCACAAAG CACAAGGAGAAGCGTTGTACTGTTGCACGTCCAGTCCGGTTCCTGATTTGGACTGTGGGGGAAGGGTGTTTCAAGAAACTGGCACAGTTAG AACTGGTGTTTTTAGGATGGATGAAAACTGCAGAGTTTTGGAAGGAAGTGGAGAATGTGCTGGACCAACGGATAG TTTGCCTCCTGTGATGAACAAATGGTACACCGGCTGCGACTGTGTTCGATCTAAATGCTCGTCCAGCGCTAAGCAACATTGA